From a single Bacillus sp. NEB1478 genomic region:
- a CDS encoding PucR family transcriptional regulator, translated as MQNHSSLAVKDILYRDHFDKTIVIAGFEGLTRQVKWVHVVEVPNIKKLLNGNELILSTGVVWKDNPALLSDFLQQLIDCGAAGLCIEIGTYTSSIPKEVVDLANLHRFPIILFLEEVQFVNITQDIHAQLINQHYQMIQDLEEYSQKLNKKLLTFENRDEMLKLMYEYTGLHIIMNTTSAETIFLPECSEETKLEVRERVLKNQESPFLVKQSLQVMEQQYGEIFIFSKEREINEFDQLILDRTTTALSQLFLRELYVEETKRTEKYEWINNWLDGGYSEKQTMDNLFYHEGEMSVNGGTVAICKIPQQTTNADLTYLILFIRSIFEQQGFHLITTERQGYFVYILLNKRGVETWKQRLKNGMDKVHQTDFLKKHKCKFSNFAVGQYNKKLAKIGKSYETAVETFRLQKNSELDRMCIFYEDLHMYRVISLFKQQENLHEMMREYLSPVIEYDRKYNGKLMQTLKAYLACSGSKKETAKKLFVVRQTLYYRIEKLERLLGKDFITNFEKRLAIELMLFVNDYLFSSESMQNVKTKEQVTT; from the coding sequence GTGCAAAATCATTCGAGTCTAGCAGTGAAAGATATTTTGTATAGGGACCATTTTGACAAAACAATAGTTATTGCAGGATTTGAGGGCCTGACACGCCAAGTAAAATGGGTTCATGTTGTTGAAGTCCCCAACATCAAAAAGTTGTTAAATGGAAATGAACTGATTTTATCGACAGGCGTAGTTTGGAAAGATAACCCTGCATTATTAAGTGATTTTCTGCAACAATTAATAGATTGCGGTGCTGCCGGTCTTTGTATAGAGATCGGCACGTACACTTCATCTATTCCTAAAGAGGTTGTGGATTTAGCGAACCTGCATAGATTCCCGATCATTTTATTTCTAGAAGAAGTACAATTTGTTAATATCACTCAAGATATTCACGCACAACTCATAAATCAGCATTACCAAATGATTCAAGATTTAGAAGAGTATTCACAAAAGCTTAATAAAAAATTATTAACATTTGAAAACAGAGATGAAATGCTGAAGTTGATGTATGAATATACCGGCCTTCACATTATCATGAACACAACGTCCGCTGAAACCATTTTTTTGCCGGAATGCAGTGAAGAAACAAAACTTGAGGTTAGAGAGCGCGTCCTAAAGAATCAAGAATCTCCATTTCTAGTAAAGCAGTCTCTTCAGGTGATGGAACAACAATATGGGGAAATATTCATTTTCTCGAAAGAACGTGAAATTAATGAATTCGATCAACTCATTCTTGATCGAACGACAACTGCGCTGTCACAGTTGTTTCTCCGTGAACTTTATGTTGAAGAAACAAAACGTACGGAAAAGTATGAGTGGATCAACAATTGGCTAGATGGGGGATACAGTGAAAAGCAGACTATGGATAACCTTTTTTATCATGAAGGAGAAATGAGTGTTAATGGTGGTACTGTTGCGATTTGTAAAATTCCACAACAAACGACCAATGCTGATCTAACTTATTTAATACTTTTTATCCGGTCTATTTTCGAACAGCAAGGATTTCATTTGATAACGACTGAAAGGCAAGGCTATTTCGTCTATATTTTACTAAATAAACGCGGTGTTGAAACGTGGAAACAACGCCTGAAAAACGGAATGGATAAAGTTCATCAAACCGATTTCTTAAAGAAGCATAAGTGCAAGTTTTCAAATTTTGCAGTTGGCCAGTACAATAAAAAATTAGCTAAAATAGGGAAAAGCTACGAAACGGCTGTCGAAACTTTTCGGCTGCAAAAAAATAGTGAACTAGATCGAATGTGTATTTTTTACGAAGATTTACATATGTACCGAGTCATAAGTCTCTTTAAACAGCAGGAAAATCTTCATGAGATGATGAGAGAGTACTTGAGTCCTGTAATTGAGTATGATCGGAAATACAACGGAAAGCTGATGCAAACTCTAAAAGCCTATTTGGCGTGCAGCGGGTCGAAGAAGGAAACGGCAAAAAAATTATTCGTAGTCCGTCAGACTTTATACTATCGAATCGAAAAGCTTGAGAGACTTCTAGGAAAGGATTTTATTACAAATTTCGAAAAGCGGCTTGCAATAGAATTGATGCTATTCGTAAATGATTATTTATTTTCATCAGAATCTATGCAAAATGTAAAAACTAAAGAGCAAGTGACAACTTAA
- a CDS encoding CoA-acylating methylmalonate-semialdehyde dehydrogenase — protein sequence MTVTKSDTKLLKNYINGQWVASNSTDDLEVPNPATGEVLARVPISTKEDLDKAVQAADAAFQKWKHVPVPKRARILFKFHYLLTENHEELAKLVVQENGKAFKEAYGEIQRGIECVEFASGAPTHLMGETLSNIAEDIDSEMFRYPLGVVGGITPFNFPMMVPLWMFPLAIVCGNTFILKPSERTPILANRLAELLTEAGLPDGVFNIVHGAHDVVNGLLEHDGIKAISFVGSQPVAKYVYEKAALNGKRVQALSGAKNHHIVMPDADLEKTVQNIISSTFGSAGQRCMACSAVVVVGNNDKFVEEIRKKADELTIGSGLDDEVLLTPIIRDSHRQKVLGIIEKGIEEGADLIRDGRREMSDFNEGNFLGATIFDRVTPEMTIAKEEIFAPVLSILRAEDLNEGLEYIRKSRYGNGATLYTKNAQAVRQFREEADAGMLGINVGVPATMAFFPFSGWKDSFYGDLHVNGKDGINFYTRKKMITSRYDY from the coding sequence ATGACAGTAACGAAAAGTGATACAAAACTGTTGAAAAATTATATTAATGGTCAATGGGTCGCATCGAATAGTACTGACGATTTAGAAGTGCCAAATCCGGCAACCGGTGAAGTTTTGGCCCGTGTGCCGATTTCAACGAAAGAAGATCTCGACAAAGCTGTTCAGGCAGCTGATGCTGCATTCCAGAAGTGGAAACATGTGCCGGTTCCAAAACGTGCTCGTATCCTGTTTAAATTCCACTATCTCTTGACAGAAAATCATGAAGAACTTGCCAAATTAGTCGTTCAGGAGAACGGTAAAGCATTTAAAGAAGCATACGGAGAAATTCAACGTGGAATTGAATGTGTTGAATTTGCTTCTGGAGCTCCAACTCATTTGATGGGTGAAACCCTATCTAACATAGCAGAAGATATTGATTCAGAGATGTTTCGATATCCGCTAGGTGTTGTAGGAGGAATTACACCTTTTAATTTTCCTATGATGGTGCCATTATGGATGTTTCCACTAGCGATTGTGTGTGGAAACACGTTTATTCTAAAACCTTCTGAAAGAACACCCATTCTAGCTAATCGTTTAGCGGAATTATTAACGGAAGCAGGTTTACCAGATGGTGTTTTCAATATCGTGCATGGTGCTCATGATGTTGTAAATGGCCTTTTGGAGCATGATGGTATTAAAGCTATATCATTTGTCGGTTCACAGCCTGTTGCGAAATATGTATATGAAAAAGCGGCGTTAAACGGTAAAAGAGTGCAAGCCCTTTCCGGAGCTAAGAATCACCATATTGTAATGCCTGATGCAGATCTAGAAAAAACAGTTCAAAATATCATAAGTTCAACTTTTGGCAGTGCGGGTCAACGTTGTATGGCATGCAGCGCCGTAGTAGTAGTTGGTAATAATGATAAATTTGTAGAAGAAATCCGTAAGAAAGCAGATGAGCTTACAATAGGCAGTGGATTAGATGATGAAGTTTTATTGACGCCGATCATTAGAGATTCTCATCGACAAAAGGTACTCGGGATTATTGAAAAAGGCATTGAAGAAGGTGCGGACTTAATTCGAGATGGCCGACGTGAAATGTCAGATTTCAATGAAGGGAATTTCCTTGGAGCAACGATATTTGATCGTGTCACACCAGAAATGACGATTGCTAAGGAGGAAATATTTGCGCCTGTCCTCAGTATTTTACGTGCTGAAGATTTAAATGAAGGTCTAGAATACATTAGAAAGTCTAGATATGGCAATGGCGCCACACTTTATACGAAAAATGCACAAGCTGTCCGTCAATTCCGTGAAGAAGCAGATGCTGGTATGCTCGGAATTAATGTAGGTGTTCCGGCGACAATGGCTTTCTTCCCGTTTTCTGGGTGGAAAGATTCTTTCTATGGAGATCTCCATGTGAACGGTAAAGATGGCATCAATTTCTATACCCGTAAAAAAATGATTACATCTCGTTACGATTACTAA